In Methanoregula sp., a single window of DNA contains:
- the hisB gene encoding imidazoleglycerol-phosphate dehydratase HisB, with amino-acid sequence MRVVEVKRETKETKIVIRLNPEGTGKITVDSGVPFFDHMLNAMARHGGFDLTCTAKGDLGVDCHHTIEDIGIVLGDAVKQVMGDGRGIKRFAHAIIPMDESISTVVLDCGGRGYLVFTGTFGSKTVGNIPADIFEHFFYSVCNRAGITAHIAFAGKNDHHQCEAMFKAFGIALGEALSMSGDKKVVRSTKGKF; translated from the coding sequence ATGAGAGTTGTGGAAGTGAAGCGGGAAACAAAAGAGACGAAGATCGTAATCAGGCTGAACCCCGAGGGCACCGGGAAGATAACGGTGGACAGCGGTGTCCCTTTTTTTGATCATATGCTCAACGCGATGGCACGGCACGGGGGATTTGATCTCACCTGCACAGCCAAGGGGGATCTCGGGGTGGACTGCCATCACACGATCGAGGATATCGGGATCGTGCTCGGGGATGCGGTAAAGCAGGTGATGGGTGACGGAAGGGGGATAAAGCGTTTCGCCCACGCGATCATCCCCATGGACGAGTCAATATCGACCGTCGTTCTCGACTGCGGGGGCAGGGGATACCTTGTCTTTACCGGCACGTTTGGCAGCAAAACCGTAGGCAATATTCCCGCAGATATTTTCGAGCATTTCTTCTACAGCGTGTGCAACCGGGCCGGCATCACCGCCCACATCGCATTTGCCGGCAAGAACGATCACCACCAGTGCGAGGCGATGTTCAAGGCATTCGGGATTGCGCTCGGTGAGGCGCTGTCCATGAGCGGGGACAAGAAGGTTGTGCGGAGTACTAAGGGGAAGTTCTGA
- the hisA gene encoding 1-(5-phosphoribosyl)-5-[(5-phosphoribosylamino)methylideneamino]imidazole-4-carboxamide isomerase: MKIFPAVDILGGKCVQLVQGRRESATAYGDPLACATRWLDEGADALHVVNLDGAFGSSQKNADLIAELVRKTGVEIELGGGIRSVEDAAHWLNTGVSRVIISTLATQKPECIRQLASEFGSERVMAGVDAKGNQIAVHGWQETAGNYLDWTTRFEELGAGSLLYTNVDVEGLQQGVRFEPVKRLIDHTRLPVVVAGGVSARSDVAGLREIGAFGAVLGSALYSGKIGLKEALEESQ, from the coding sequence ATGAAGATCTTTCCTGCTGTTGATATCCTCGGGGGGAAATGTGTCCAGCTGGTGCAGGGCAGGCGGGAGAGTGCAACTGCGTATGGCGATCCTCTTGCCTGTGCCACCCGCTGGCTGGATGAAGGAGCCGATGCCCTCCATGTGGTGAATCTTGACGGGGCATTCGGCAGTTCCCAAAAAAATGCCGACCTGATTGCGGAACTTGTCAGGAAGACGGGTGTCGAGATCGAGCTGGGCGGCGGGATCCGGTCGGTGGAGGATGCAGCCCACTGGCTGAATACCGGTGTGTCGCGGGTGATCATCTCAACGCTCGCCACCCAGAAACCGGAATGTATCCGGCAACTTGCCAGCGAGTTCGGCAGCGAACGGGTGATGGCCGGCGTGGATGCCAAGGGCAACCAGATTGCCGTGCACGGCTGGCAGGAGACCGCCGGCAACTACCTGGACTGGACCACCCGGTTCGAGGAACTCGGGGCAGGTTCCCTGCTCTACACCAACGTGGATGTGGAAGGACTTCAGCAGGGAGTCCGGTTCGAGCCGGTGAAACGGCTGATCGATCACACCCGCCTGCCCGTGGTCGTTGCCGGCGGCGTGTCCGCACGATCCGATGTTGCAGGACTCAGGGAGATCGGGGCATTCGGGGCGGTGCTCGGCTCTGCCCTGTACAGCGGGAAGATTGGACTGAAAGAAGCACTGGAGGAGAGCCAATGA
- a CDS encoding zinc-ribbon domain-containing protein, with protein MKCPHCGMNIRDNIVECGYCGGQISPTSGKSSAAGRTSPKESPVKKGTKPAKPQDKEIETEEDEEEGGLSPYLQPGEQVQIGSLNVSVKKFFFHAYLTDRRIFLIDTQEKKLKVTAKDVARDTIAGCISEFSENSDPVLVVSIRSPDDEIKTMKIVFVQNGMDRSTEIDEWLSLLQEEKPPKKASKKKAEEPVREEEDAAVAAPAEKPTQRGGLHPTKKPAKEHEKQPPVKRLLSIYKVPEKEPEPEPKEEEPPRRSPVRQQEPVKKPISIKEYDQEIPFTPNENIRLTKKPEVQSAMKVAMKSAMEPLRQPSSHPVRKVTAEPMRRPPVAEPEHPPFVEILPEDKPETHEKAVEEDEAGSPQFCHNCGKKLPHSANFCPGCGTKLSAHKAGHAKEETHGSGKTHVHTPSAPQRKVPKITVSAADEDEEDEHDAAPAPVKPPVKKTPPGSEMTILHKFLRR; from the coding sequence ATGAAGTGCCCTCACTGTGGGATGAATATACGCGACAATATTGTGGAGTGTGGCTATTGCGGCGGCCAGATATCACCCACCTCCGGGAAATCTTCCGCAGCAGGCAGGACATCACCCAAAGAGAGTCCTGTAAAAAAAGGGACAAAACCTGCAAAACCCCAGGATAAAGAGATAGAAACAGAAGAAGATGAAGAAGAAGGAGGACTCTCGCCCTATCTTCAGCCGGGTGAACAGGTCCAGATCGGATCTCTTAACGTATCGGTGAAAAAATTCTTTTTCCATGCATATCTCACCGACAGGCGCATTTTTTTAATTGATACGCAGGAAAAGAAACTCAAGGTAACCGCAAAAGATGTTGCCCGGGACACTATCGCGGGATGCATCAGCGAGTTTTCCGAGAATTCAGATCCTGTCCTTGTAGTGTCAATACGGTCTCCTGACGATGAGATTAAGACGATGAAAATTGTCTTTGTCCAGAATGGCATGGACCGGTCAACCGAGATTGACGAATGGCTTTCGCTCCTCCAGGAAGAAAAACCTCCGAAAAAGGCCTCAAAGAAGAAGGCTGAAGAACCCGTCCGGGAGGAAGAAGATGCAGCAGTTGCTGCACCCGCAGAGAAACCCACACAGAGAGGGGGACTGCACCCGACAAAGAAGCCGGCCAAGGAGCATGAGAAACAACCTCCGGTAAAGCGGCTTCTTTCGATCTATAAGGTGCCCGAGAAAGAGCCGGAGCCCGAACCTAAGGAAGAAGAACCCCCCCGGCGTTCCCCCGTCCGGCAGCAGGAACCGGTGAAAAAACCGATCTCGATCAAGGAATATGATCAGGAGATCCCTTTCACCCCGAATGAAAATATCAGACTTACGAAGAAACCTGAAGTGCAGTCGGCAATGAAAGTTGCCATGAAGAGTGCGATGGAGCCGCTCAGACAGCCCTCCTCGCACCCGGTGAGAAAAGTAACTGCAGAACCCATGCGTCGCCCTCCGGTTGCGGAACCCGAACACCCTCCGTTTGTGGAAATTCTTCCTGAAGATAAGCCGGAAACCCATGAAAAAGCGGTGGAGGAAGATGAAGCGGGCAGTCCCCAGTTCTGTCATAACTGCGGCAAGAAACTCCCCCACAGCGCAAATTTCTGCCCGGGGTGTGGAACCAAACTATCTGCTCACAAAGCAGGGCATGCTAAAGAAGAAACTCACGGTTCAGGAAAGACGCATGTGCACACCCCGTCAGCCCCGCAGAGGAAAGTGCCAAAAATCACTGTATCTGCTGCAGATGAGGATGAAGAGGATGAGCATGATGCTGCACCTGCGCCGGTAAAACCCCCGGTTAAAAAGACCCCCCCGGGCAGCGAGATGACTATCCTCCACAAATTCCTGAGACGGTAA
- the hisG gene encoding ATP phosphoribosyltransferase has product MVRLAIPNKGRIAEPIMELVEKSGLHLAETGERRLITRTLDPHVEILFARPIDIPEYVATGAADLGITGHDMVIERESDVEELLDLQSGKGKLVLAVHEDSPITSAKQLAGKKIATEFPVITRTYFEQQKVRVNVVLVGGACEATPHLGIADAIIDLSSSGTTLKTNRLRVIDEVLQTSTILIANKESLRTKKEKIDEIHLALESVIRARGQCYLMMNVKRASLDAVKRVLPGLSGPTVMDVASSEDLVAVHAVVNEERVYSLINALRRAGAKDILVMAIQRMIR; this is encoded by the coding sequence ATTGTGCGTCTTGCAATTCCCAATAAGGGCAGGATTGCAGAACCGATCATGGAACTGGTGGAAAAGAGCGGGCTCCATCTCGCAGAGACCGGTGAACGGCGCCTCATCACCCGTACCCTCGATCCTCATGTGGAGATCCTGTTCGCCCGTCCCATTGATATTCCGGAATATGTTGCCACGGGTGCAGCCGATCTCGGTATCACCGGTCATGACATGGTCATCGAGCGGGAGTCCGATGTGGAAGAGCTGCTCGATCTCCAGTCCGGGAAGGGAAAACTGGTGCTTGCGGTGCACGAGGATTCCCCGATCACGTCGGCAAAACAGCTGGCAGGAAAGAAGATCGCCACAGAATTTCCGGTCATCACCCGCACGTACTTTGAGCAGCAGAAGGTCAGGGTCAATGTGGTGCTGGTAGGGGGCGCCTGCGAAGCGACACCGCACCTCGGGATCGCGGATGCGATCATCGACCTGTCGAGCTCGGGCACGACCCTCAAGACCAACCGGCTCCGGGTGATCGACGAAGTGCTCCAGACGTCAACTATCCTGATCGCAAACAAGGAATCGCTCCGTACCAAGAAAGAGAAGATCGACGAGATCCATCTTGCGCTGGAGAGCGTGATCCGGGCACGCGGCCAATGCTACCTGATGATGAACGTGAAACGTGCCTCCCTGGATGCAGTGAAACGCGTGCTTCCCGGTCTTTCAGGGCCGACGGTTATGGACGTTGCATCGAGTGAAGATCTGGTCGCCGTGCATGCCGTAGTGAATGAGGAACGGGTCTATTCCCTTATCAACGCGCTGAGGCGGGCCGGTGCAAAAGATATCCTCGTGATGGCAATCCAACGGATGATTCGCTGA
- a CDS encoding methionine adenosyltransferase, translating into MKRNIQIEALDQIPLEKQRIELVERKCLGHPDSLADGIAESISQALCKTYLDEFGFVLHHNTDQGEVVAGESRPKFGGGKMVRPIYVLIDGRATKQFNGITIPADSVAVEAAHTYLHKILPELNLNRDLMIDCRLGTGSTDLRDVFKPLQGKTPRSNDTSFGVGHAPFSEVENIIRNSAEYIDVKLRKKYPAIGQDIKIMGLRDGNTITLTIACAIVDKYCADIKEYQEYMVLLNEEIVKIAKKSTKRKVVVHVNTADDIKKESVFLTVTGTSAEMGDDGSVGRGNRCNGLITPNRPMSMEATSGKNPINHIGKIYNLLSTQIAQDCVKKVDGIDEMYVRLLSQIGKPIDQPLVASVQVLPQCGIKLKDINGEILSIVDEKLATVTHVTEAVIRGELKTF; encoded by the coding sequence ATGAAGAGAAATATCCAGATTGAAGCATTAGACCAGATCCCCCTTGAAAAGCAGCGGATTGAACTTGTTGAACGCAAATGCCTTGGCCACCCGGACAGCCTTGCAGATGGTATCGCTGAGTCGATCAGCCAGGCACTCTGCAAAACATATCTCGATGAGTTCGGGTTTGTTCTCCATCACAACACCGATCAGGGTGAAGTAGTTGCCGGGGAATCCCGCCCGAAATTCGGCGGCGGTAAGATGGTCCGCCCGATCTATGTCCTGATTGACGGGCGTGCAACCAAGCAGTTCAATGGCATCACGATCCCCGCCGATTCTGTAGCGGTGGAAGCAGCACACACCTATCTCCACAAGATTCTTCCCGAACTCAACCTCAACCGTGACCTGATGATTGACTGCCGTCTTGGAACCGGATCAACGGACCTGAGGGATGTTTTCAAGCCCTTACAGGGAAAAACACCACGCTCAAACGACACCTCATTCGGTGTCGGACACGCCCCCTTCTCAGAAGTTGAGAACATCATCAGGAACTCAGCAGAATATATCGATGTAAAACTCCGGAAAAAGTATCCTGCAATCGGACAGGACATCAAGATCATGGGTCTGCGCGATGGCAACACGATAACCTTGACAATTGCCTGCGCTATTGTCGACAAATACTGTGCAGATATCAAGGAATACCAGGAATACATGGTCCTTTTAAACGAAGAAATTGTCAAGATCGCAAAGAAGAGCACCAAGCGCAAAGTTGTCGTCCATGTCAACACCGCCGATGACATCAAGAAGGAGAGCGTCTTTTTGACCGTGACCGGTACTTCTGCCGAGATGGGCGATGACGGGTCTGTTGGTCGCGGCAACCGCTGCAATGGCCTGATCACCCCCAACCGCCCGATGAGCATGGAAGCAACCAGCGGTAAGAACCCGATCAACCATATCGGCAAGATCTACAACCTCCTCTCTACCCAGATTGCGCAGGACTGTGTCAAAAAGGTAGATGGGATTGACGAGATGTATGTCCGGCTCCTCTCACAGATCGGAAAGCCCATCGATCAGCCCCTTGTTGCCAGCGTGCAGGTGCTGCCCCAGTGTGGCATTAAATTAAAGGACATCAACGGCGAGATTCTCTCGATTGTGGATGAAAAACTCGCAACGGTTACCCATGTGACAGAAGCAGTCATCCGTGGTGAACTCAAGACGTTCTGA